In Rhineura floridana isolate rRhiFlo1 chromosome 1, rRhiFlo1.hap2, whole genome shotgun sequence, the following proteins share a genomic window:
- the LOC133376625 gene encoding protein regulator of cytokinesis 1-like, translating to MWENCFLASRSNTYIKGPLEQDSGSCFKLEELKEHVQQLLKIKEERLEEFLKLRREIRWYNKEMGHIPDGTLEKDILSDEEECICLTKKKLEDLQLLVHQLQAKKDFLIASKEDLVKEVQLLWDQLQWPGEKQEQLTKMTSKCSITEAVKMWEEELFNLEELKKESLKEITLKVRQELENYWKKRFYADEQRSTFQAFYNDNFSEVLLNQHDEELLKMKDVYEKSKHIYDSVHKWEAIWNRFIELEKKSTDPSRLLNRGGNLLKDERERSKIQNKLLKLGEELTKSIANWEKENDSCFLINNQRFLDSMAHQLEHHKVKEDQPKFSLRMNESATPKRAVKRPAAVNTPTPSKMRKIASNLTVLKATSCINIGANVAVAGKQPVQTKK from the exons atgtgggaaaactgctTCCTTGCTAGCAGATCCAA CACATACATAAAAGGCCCACTCGAGCAAGACAGCGGAAGTTGTTTCAAGCTGGAAGAACTGAAAGAACATGTTCAGCAGCTCTTGAAAATAAAGGAAGAAAGATTGGAAGAGTTTCTTAAATTGAGGAGAGAAATCAGATGGTATAATAAAGAAATGGGGCATATACCGGATGGGACGTTGGAAAAGGATATATTAAGTGATGAAGAAGAATGTATTTGCCTCACAAAGAAGAAGCTTGAGGATCTGCAACTGCTTGTTCATCAGTTGCAGGCCAAGAAAGACTTTCTGATTGCCAGCAAGGAGGATCTGGTGAAAGAGGTGCAACTTTTGTGGGACCAACTTCAATGGCCAGGAGAAAAGCAAGAGCAGCTCACAAAAATGACAAGCAAATGTTCCATCACTGAAGCAGTAAAGATGTGGGAAGAGGAGTTGTTTAACCTGGAAGAGCTGAAGAAAGAGAGTTTAAAAGAAATTACTTTGAAAGTCAGGCAAGAGCTTGAGAATTATTGGAAAAAACGTTTTTATGCTGATGAACAAAGATCTACATTTCAGGCCTTTTATAATGACAATTTCTCAGAAGTACTGCTGAATCAACATGATGAAGAACTTCTGAAAATGAAAGATGTTTATGAGAAAAGCAAGCATATATATGACAGTGTTCACAAATGGGAAGCAATCTGGAATCGATTTATTGAACTGGAGAAAAAATCAACAGATCCAAGTAGACTTCTAAACAGAGGGGGTAACTTACTCAAAGATGAAAGGGAAAGATCAAAGATTCAAAATAAATTGTTAAAGTTGGGAGAAGAACTGACGAAAAGTATTGCAAACTGGGAGAAGGAAAATGACTCGTGCTTCCTTATTAAtaaccagaggtttctggactcCATGGCCCATCAACTGGAACATCACAAAGTTAAAGAAGACCAACCTAAATTTTCATTGAGGATGAATGAATCTGCAACTCCCAAAAGAGCTGTTAAAAGACCTGCAGCCGTGAACACTCCAACTCCTAGCAAGATGCGCAAGATAGCCTCTAACCTAACTGTACTGAAAGCAACCAGCTGCATTAACATAGGAGCGAACGTTGCTGTTGCTGGTAAACAGCCAGTTCAAACAAAGAAATAA